The genomic DNA TGGTTATTTATCTCTTTAATCGTCGGTGTGAACGTATTGTTTATTGCTTTTTTAATTGCGGTTAAAAAGAGGCGGAAATAAGGGAACATTCTCTTTTGTGTGCAATTAAAAGTGCGTGATGAGGTGAGATGTTTGAGGGGAAAGAAGTTGTTCGCTATATGTTTGAGTCTTCTTATCGTATTCGTAATTCTGTATTTCTGGGACAACGGTGACGATGGGGAATTTGTTCGGTGGGGCGATAGTGTTCATTCTGTTGACACAGCAATTCTAAAGAGAAATAATATTAAATACAAAATCGAAAATGATAAAGTATACATTTCTGAAAAATCGTTTGATAAAGCGATATGGTGTTGCTCTTAATAAATCTAAAAACTTCTCTAATGAGAGAAGTTTTCCAGGTTAGGGAGAAAGTCTTCTTCCTAGCCAGTTTTTTTGTCAACAACGATAGGAAAAGAGAAGGGAAAGGCTTCTTATAGTGGGAGGAAAAGACCTTTGAAATAAACAATCATTGCAACTATATTAATTTTACATTACATTAAAATTTAGAGAATACTCTTATACTAATACAGTACTAAATAGTAGGAGGAAAAATGGAATTTTACGATTTGGGTATTACCATTAAAGAACTTAGAATTAAAAAAAATATATCACAATCCGAATTATGTCATGGAATATGTTCACAAAGTCAAATTAGCAAGATCGAAAAAGGTGTGATTTATCCATCTAGCATATTGTTATATCAATTATCAGAAAGACTTGGTATTGATCCAAATAATATATTTGCACTAACTCAAAACAAAAAATTTAAATATATAGAAAATGTAAAATGTGTAATGAAGGATTGCATAAGACAACATCAATATAAAGAGCTTTATGAAATAGTAACAAAAGAAAAAAACTTAAATAATTTTCGAATAAAAGAGGATAAACAATTTCTAATATGGCATGAAGCAATTGCTATATATCGTGTGAATAACTCAGTAAAAACGGCTTTAACTCTTTTAAATAATGCATTAAAAATAACTGTAACGAATATTGATTTTTTAACAGAGAGAGAAATAGATATTATGCAGACAATGGCTATATTTCATGCAGAAAATAAAGAATATAAAGAGAGTATTAATATATTAAAAAGATGTTTAAATAATTTTAATAAGCTAGATTTTCCTAGAGATAAAGAAATTAAATTAAAAATCATTTATAATTTAGCAAAATGTTTAAGTTACACATATCAATACGAAGAAGCAAAAAAATACATTGATAAGGGTATCAAATTAGCTATTAATCTAAATACTTTATACTTATTGGGTGAACTATACTATGAAAAAGGTTCGAATTTATTAAAGCTTAAACAATCTAATAAAGAAAAAGTTGCTAATAACATGAAAAAAGCGTTATTTATATTTGAATTAACAAAAAACGAAAAAAAATTACAAATAATTAAAGAAGAATATTTCGAAAAACATAATTGCTAAATAAATACTTATAGTACAATAAAACCCACAGGAAAAGTTCCTGTAGGTTTTACACTTATAAACCTCTTAATATTTTTTATAAACTTGATGCTAAAATATTATTACTTAATATGAATTTTTGAATGAAAGTTTACTTAACGTACTTTCTATTTTGAAATCTGCATCCTTATTAACACTTTATACTTCTTTTCCTTCCATATTAAAATTAAGATGGTTCAAGTAAGAGGAAGGCAACTTAAAGTGTCTTTTCTATGACCTTTATCATCAACTATTTAGTGTTTCTTTAAATTATTACATAACATAGGTTTTTTGTACCAAGCTTTGTGAATGCAATTAGATTTATCCTTTAGTGTAGTCATATTATTAGAACATCCTTTAATATTTAGAGAGAATATAGCCAATAAAAAACATAATATTAATTTCTTCAAATAACCACTTCTAACTCTTTTATAATTAACTTTTTTTCACAAAATAAGATCCCTTATTAATTTTACATTACATTGAAGGGTGGAAAATATTCTTATACTCATAAATTGTTACGCTTGATTAGGGAGAGAGATTTTGGTTTATGGAGGTAGTTGTGGTGACTTTGGTTTGGGATTCAATTGATAAGGAAAGTGATTCAAGTTGAAGGGAACCGTCCTAAGAAGTCTTTTCCTTATTTTTAAAAGGGCATGCTCAATTCCATGTATAAAAAAATTCTACAATGAGACCTAGTCTAACTACGCGGTCACCTGTAAGATATTCGTATGAATAGACTCTGTTCGCTCAGCAATTTTCACCGCAAATACCCTCTTGTCCTTGTCATATTGTTCCTACATGACAAAAAGAAAAACTCCTCTAATTAGAGGAGTTTTTCTTTTTAGCGGTAGTTAATAAATTGTACGTCAATCGGTAAATCAGCGCTGCGAACTGCTGCGATAACTGCTTGTAAGTCATCACGGCTTTTCGCTGTTACACGTACTTGATCATCTTGTACTTGTGTTTTTACTTTTAATTTCATTTCTTTAATGATGTTGTTAATTTTTTTTGCATTATCTTTATCGATACCTTGTTGAAGTGTTGCGCGTTGGCGAACTGTGTTACCAGTAGCAGCCTCAACTTTTCCGTAATCTAAGTTCTTAATTGGAACGTTACGCTTTACAAGTTTAGAAATTAGAACGTCTTTTACTTGGTCTAATTTGAACTCGTCATCAGAAGTTAAAACAAGTACTTCTTTTTCTAATTTAATATCACTTTTACTTCCTTTAAAGTCATATCGGTTTTGGATTTCTTTTAATGCGATGTTAATTGCGTTTGTTACTTCAGGTAATTCTACTTTCGAAACGATGTCAAAAGAACTGTCTTTTGCCATAGTTAGCACCTCCAAATAAATTTCTAATCTTTTTATGTACTGTACATACTAAAGTATAGCTGAAAACGAGCTTAGACTTAAGTGTTTTCATACTTATAATGATGTAACCTCATTTTATTATAGTGAATTTTAGGCAGTTGGACAAATAAAGAAAGAATCGTGTTATAATTAACTTTTGTTTGGAATGATAAAAAAGATAATTTTATATATATAGAAGGGAATTAAAAAATATGTATTTGCAAATAGGATCGATTGAACAGGTAACTGTTTTACGCGAAACGGAAATCGGATATATGGTTGGGAATGAAGAAGAAGAAATTTTCCTACATAAAAACGAAGTAGCTGGAGAAATTGCAGAAGGCGATACGATTGATGTATTCTTATACCTTGATCACCAAAATCGTGTTTCAGCAACAATGAAGGAGCCGCTTATTACAACTTTTGATTGGAACTGGGTAAAGGTTGTAGAAGTTATTCCTAGTTTAGGTGTGTTTGTTGATATTGGTGTATCAAAAGATATACTAATCCCAGCTGATGAGTTCCCGATTTATATGCCAGTATGGCCAGAGGTTGGAGACGAATTATATTGTACGTTAAAATTAACGAATCGTGATCGCCTTATCGCTCTTCCGGCAAGAGACAGTGATATGCAAGAAATTATCGTAGATGCGACGCCATCTATGCGTAATAAAAACGTAAATGGACGTGTGTATCGTTCGCTTCAAGTTGGTTCATTCATACTAACGGATGAGCATTTCCGTGCTTTCTTACACCATACAGAAAGAAAAGAACAAGTCCGCATCGGTGAGCGTGTAACGGGCCGTATTATTGACGTGAAAGATGACGGTACAATTAACATTTCACTTCTTCCTCGTAAAGAAGAAGGAATGGAAGATGACGCTGCTGTAATTTATGCATATATGGAAGAACGAGGCGGAGCAATGCCGTTTTGGGATAAGAGCCACCCAGAAGATATTAAAGAACGTTTCAATATGAGTAAAGCTGCATTTAAGCGTGCACTTGGTAAGTTGATGAAGGAAGAAAAGGTTTACCAAGAAGAAGGTTGGACGTACTTTAAGAAATAAAGTAAATAAAAAGCACCACCTTATATTTGTAAAATATAAGGTGGTGCTTTTTTAATTTCCTTGCTCATGTGCAAGAGTAAACGTATCTTCCAACTCACTATCGTTTATTTTAATATTTGCCTTTTTTAATTCTTGTTGTAATAATTTTTGACCAAATGTAGGATCGGCAATACGTTCTGCTTCTAAGTTTTTACGGATGGAGTCTTTCACTTCATCGTAAGGTTTTAAATCTTTTTTACCAGTTAGTTTAATAATGTGATAGCCATTTGGTGATTTGACGGAATCGCTAATTTGACCAATTTTTAGTTTGTAGGCAGCTGTTTCAAATTCAGGTGTCATTGTACCTGAATTGAAGTATCCGAGGTCTCCGCCTTTCTCTTTTGATAGTAGATCTTGTGATTCTTGTTTTGCTAATTCTTCGAATGAAGCACCAGCATCTAATTTTTTCTTTATTTCTTTCGCTTCATTTTCGTCACTTACTAAAATGTGACTCGCTTTAATTTCTGGTTTATAGTGATTTTTCACGTCTTTTTCTGTAACACTTTTCTTAATTGCTTCATTCATAGCAAGTTTGAACTTAATTTGGTTTTTGAAATCAGCTTCATCTTTTAAACGATTGTTTTCTAATACTGCTGTGAATTGATCGCCGTATTGATTTTTCGCTTTTTGTACTTCTTTATCCACATCATCATCAGATACTTTATATTTTTTCGTAATAACGTCTTGTGCCATCATTTCGTATAGCATGTCTTTTCCGTAACGATCTTTCAACTGCTTTTCGAAGTCGCTCTTCGTAATGGTTGAGTCTGTTGCTGTAGCGACTGTAGCTGAACTATTTTTTTGTCCGCAAGCAGCTAGCATTAATATACTTATTAGTGCAGTAATAATGAAAATGTGTTTCCCTCTCACGCTAACACCTCATCCGAATATGTTATCGCTATTGTAGAATATAGAAGTGAACATGAAGTGAATTTTTAATGTTTTTTTCCTGTAAAATGTAAAAAAAGTACACCGACAATATTGTCGGTGTACGATGGAATTAAAGGTGATCGGTCTTTTTGGAATAGGCACGCTTACCTTGCTCTATATTCTTTTGTTCTTGTTCATTTTTTTGTGCGCGTTTTGCATTATTATCGCGTGCTTTTTTGTCGTTATCACTCGTATGTGGCATATGTATCAACTCCATTTCTAAACGTTGTACGTTTATCATTTCCTTTTTCGTAAAGACTATGTATAGTGGTGCATTCATGAATAATAAAGGTGGATTAGAAATGGATTTGAAGTTGAATTATACCGAACTTATAAAGAAGTTAATCGTTGTAATCATTGCAGGTTTATTAAATGCGATTGGAATGAATTTATTTTTAACACCAGCGAAAGTGTACGCGAGTGGTTTTGCTGGATTGTCTCAATTATTATCACAAATACTAGGAGATTTTTTATCTATTCATATATCTACAGGAGTATTGTTTAGCTTATTTAATATTCCTGTCGTTATTTTAGCGTGGAAAAAGGTTGGGAAAGCTTTTACGTTTTTTAGTTTTTTGTGCGTTATATTTATGACGTTGTTTTTAGAAATTATCCCAGTTCGAGCTGTTTCGAATGATATCATCTTGAATGCAATTTTTGGAGGGCTTATTTCGGCAATTGGAGTAGGGATCGCGTTAAAGTGGGGGGCTTCTACAGGTGGTTTAGATATTATCGCCATGATTTTATCCAAAATAAAAGATAAGCCTGTCGGTACGTATTTTTTCTTCTTTAATGCACTGATCATTATTGCTGCTGGCTATGTGTATGGGTGGGAAAAAGCATTATATACTTTGGTGACTTTGTATGTGTCAACGCGAATCATCGATGCGATTCATACGCGGCATGTGAAGATTACAGCATTAATTGTTACGAAGAATGGGGCAGATGTAAGAAAGGCAATTCACTCACGCTTAGTGAGGGGGATTACAACTATACCGGCAACAGGTGCTTATACAAATGAAAATAAGGAAATGTTAATGATTGTTATTACGCGTTATGAACTGTATGAATTAGAGAGGGTTATTAAACAAGTGGACCCAGGTGCATTTACAAACGTACTGCAAACTGTTGGGGTGTTTGGACTGTTCCGAAAAGATTAAAGAGGACCAAAGCTGGTCCTCTTTTTTAATGTAAATTCGTAATATTTTGCAACTGCTCCTGCATTTCGCGTAGCTGAACTTTTTCAGCTGTTGAAGAGTTTGCGTAAGCAGAGTGCAAAGCGTTTTTGGCT from Bacillus basilensis includes the following:
- a CDS encoding helix-turn-helix domain-containing protein, with the protein product MEFYDLGITIKELRIKKNISQSELCHGICSQSQISKIEKGVIYPSSILLYQLSERLGIDPNNIFALTQNKKFKYIENVKCVMKDCIRQHQYKELYEIVTKEKNLNNFRIKEDKQFLIWHEAIAIYRVNNSVKTALTLLNNALKITVTNIDFLTEREIDIMQTMAIFHAENKEYKESINILKRCLNNFNKLDFPRDKEIKLKIIYNLAKCLSYTYQYEEAKKYIDKGIKLAINLNTLYLLGELYYEKGSNLLKLKQSNKEKVANNMKKALFIFELTKNEKKLQIIKEEYFEKHNC
- a CDS encoding YajQ family cyclic di-GMP-binding protein; translation: MAKDSSFDIVSKVELPEVTNAINIALKEIQNRYDFKGSKSDIKLEKEVLVLTSDDEFKLDQVKDVLISKLVKRNVPIKNLDYGKVEAATGNTVRQRATLQQGIDKDNAKKINNIIKEMKLKVKTQVQDDQVRVTAKSRDDLQAVIAAVRSADLPIDVQFINYR
- a CDS encoding S1 RNA-binding domain-containing protein, translated to MYLQIGSIEQVTVLRETEIGYMVGNEEEEIFLHKNEVAGEIAEGDTIDVFLYLDHQNRVSATMKEPLITTFDWNWVKVVEVIPSLGVFVDIGVSKDILIPADEFPIYMPVWPEVGDELYCTLKLTNRDRLIALPARDSDMQEIIVDATPSMRNKNVNGRVYRSLQVGSFILTDEHFRAFLHHTERKEQVRIGERVTGRIIDVKDDGTINISLLPRKEEGMEDDAAVIYAYMEERGGAMPFWDKSHPEDIKERFNMSKAAFKRALGKLMKEEKVYQEEGWTYFKK
- the prsA gene encoding peptidylprolyl isomerase PrsA, which gives rise to MRGKHIFIITALISILMLAACGQKNSSATVATATDSTITKSDFEKQLKDRYGKDMLYEMMAQDVITKKYKVSDDDVDKEVQKAKNQYGDQFTAVLENNRLKDEADFKNQIKFKLAMNEAIKKSVTEKDVKNHYKPEIKASHILVSDENEAKEIKKKLDAGASFEELAKQESQDLLSKEKGGDLGYFNSGTMTPEFETAAYKLKIGQISDSVKSPNGYHIIKLTGKKDLKPYDEVKDSIRKNLEAERIADPTFGQKLLQQELKKANIKINDSELEDTFTLAHEQGN
- a CDS encoding DUF3941 domain-containing protein, producing the protein MPHTSDNDKKARDNNAKRAQKNEQEQKNIEQGKRAYSKKTDHL
- a CDS encoding YitT family protein, with amino-acid sequence MDLKLNYTELIKKLIVVIIAGLLNAIGMNLFLTPAKVYASGFAGLSQLLSQILGDFLSIHISTGVLFSLFNIPVVILAWKKVGKAFTFFSFLCVIFMTLFLEIIPVRAVSNDIILNAIFGGLISAIGVGIALKWGASTGGLDIIAMILSKIKDKPVGTYFFFFNALIIIAAGYVYGWEKALYTLVTLYVSTRIIDAIHTRHVKITALIVTKNGADVRKAIHSRLVRGITTIPATGAYTNENKEMLMIVITRYELYELERVIKQVDPGAFTNVLQTVGVFGLFRKD
- a CDS encoding DUF3813 domain-containing protein, which translates into the protein MGNLLFQQARDAVANAVSCSSGAEQQDLVYRAKNALHSAYANSSTAEKVQLREMQEQLQNITNLH